Below is a window of Deltaproteobacteria bacterium DNA.
TGGTCGGATTTTAAAATCAACCACAATTATTTTTAAGGAGGGGACTTAACATGAAAGTTTTAAGAACACCTGACGATCGGTTTAAGAACCTGCCCGGCTTCCCGTTTGAGCCGCATTATGTTGAGGTGCCCGATGGTGAAGGCGGGAGCCTCAGAATCCATTATGTGGATGAAGGACCTCGTGAAGCCAACCCCGTGCTTCTCATACACGGTGAACCGTCCTGGTCTTATCTGTACCGTAAAATGATCCCCATCATCGTTGAGGCCGGTCACCGCGCCGTGGCGCCGGATCTGGTTGGGTTCGGGCGCTCCGATAAGCCGGCTGACCGCAACGACTACACCTTCCAGCGTCATGTGGACTGGATGCACGCCTTCCTGGACAAATTAAACCTGAAAAATATTACCTTTTTCGGCCAGGACTGGGGCGGCCTGATCGGGCTGAGGCTGGTAGCGGAAAAGCCCGATCTTTTCGATCGCGTCGTGGCGGGCAATACCGGGCTGTCCACTGGAGACGCCACCCTTTCGGAGGCCTTCTTGCAGTGGCAGAAATTTTCCAAGGAGGTTCCAACCTTCGATGTGGGCCGGATGTTTAAAGGGGCTTTCAAGACACCACCGTCAGATGAAGTTCTGGCCGCATACGAGGCCCCGTTCCCGGATGAATCTTATAAAGAAGGCGCCCGCATTTTTCCATCACTCGTGCCCACCAGACCGGACGATCCGGCCTCGGAAGCCAACCGGCAGGCCTGGAAGGTGCTCTCCAAGTTTGAAAAACCCTTCCTCACAGCCTTCAGTGACGGAGACCCGATCACTCGCGGAGGGGATCGCATCTTTCAAAGCCAAATTCCGGGCGCCAAAGGTCAGCCTCATACAACCATCAAGGACGCCGGTCATTTTTTACAGGAAGACAAGGGCGAAGAACTCGCTAAGGTCATAGTTGACTTTATTTCCAGTACCTGAGCCTGAGAGGGAGGCGCCATTTCACCTGAACAAGAGATTAAGGATTTATTAACCGAAAAAGGCGCAGGCGTTCCCTTTGTGGCGCTCCATGGAAATTCCACATATTTTTACTCTGGGGGAACATTATCCTTAAAGCTCTGGAAAGGGTGGAGTTCACTATCGAGGAGTAGCCTTGGGAATTTAATGCCCGCGTAGAAATAAAATCTTTAAACCGAAAAAACCCTCACTCACTTCAACTCGCTCACAGGGATGGTGTGGCTCCTGGCGGCATCTGATGGGCGTGGTCTGGGGTATGGTAATCGAGAAAGAATCGGAATCGGGCCTGATACCACCAGGGTTTTGTCATGCTGTTCTCTCCATGTCTTTGTTCTAATATCTTGAATAGATAAGCCTTTATTGAAATTTAAGGAAAAAAGATTTTTCTGTCAAGGAAAAATTGTTTTAGCCCTGTCTTCCAGTTTTTTCACAATATTTACAGTGAAATGAAGCAGTTATAATGTTAAGGGTACGGGCCGCTCTCAAACCCGGTTTTTGCTTGACATTCATATTTTCCATATATAAAATTCTGTTCAATTTATTGAAATAGTAACAGCGGACAAAAAAGCCTCTGAAACCATGGGGAAATAGGATGTCCAGGCCTCAAAATTATCCCCTCTCTATCTCCACCAAAGGAACTCAAGATCACTACACCGGCCGGTGGGGAGTGCTCAAACCATTCTTTGATGAAAAGCTGTCTCCCTGCCGCCATAGATGCCCGGGCTCAATCCACATCCCCAAATTCATGAATCTGGTTCAGGATCAAAACCTGACCGATGCCTGGCGCACCATCTGCGAAGAGAACCCCATGCCCAGGATAACCGGCCGGGTGTGTTTTCATCCTTGTGAGGAAGATTGCCTCAGGCAGAACCTTGACCAGCCCATAGCCATTCACCAGGTCGAGCGTTTTGTCGGGGACTGGGCTTTTAAAAACGGGCTGCGTCACTTTGAACCGACTGGCGATCTGACAGGTCCCAGGCTAGCCGTGATCGGCTCCGGCCCGGCGGGCATCGGATGCTGTTATCATTTACTGAGACTTGGATATCAGGTTTCACTGTTTGAAGCCATGCCAGAATTAGGCGGCCTTCTCAGGTACGGCATTCCCGGCTATCGGCTGCCTAAGGACGTTCTGTCAGAGGAATTGGAAATGATTCTTGGCTCGTGGGTCGGCCTTCATCCGGGAGTGAAAATCGGTCGGGATATATCCTGGGAGGAAATTCAATCTGATTTTGAAGGCATATTTCTAGGGCCGGGCGCTCAGCAATCTATAAGTCTGGGGCTCGAAGGAGAAGAGATAGGAGGCGTCGCGGATGGGCTTGATTTCCTGAAGACCGTGGAGGCGAACCCTTTCATCAGGCCGGGCCAGAGGGTCTTGATTCTGGGAGGCGGCAATACGGCCTTTGATGTGGCGCGGGCCGTTCTGCGCCTTCAAGGGCTGCCTTTGATCCTCTATCGCCGTTCCAAAGAGGAGATGCCAGCCTTTGAAGATGAAATCATGGAAGCGGAGGAGGAAGGGATTGAGG
It encodes the following:
- a CDS encoding haloalkane dehalogenase is translated as MKVLRTPDDRFKNLPGFPFEPHYVEVPDGEGGSLRIHYVDEGPREANPVLLIHGEPSWSYLYRKMIPIIVEAGHRAVAPDLVGFGRSDKPADRNDYTFQRHVDWMHAFLDKLNLKNITFFGQDWGGLIGLRLVAEKPDLFDRVVAGNTGLSTGDATLSEAFLQWQKFSKEVPTFDVGRMFKGAFKTPPSDEVLAAYEAPFPDESYKEGARIFPSLVPTRPDDPASEANRQAWKVLSKFEKPFLTAFSDGDPITRGGDRIFQSQIPGAKGQPHTTIKDAGHFLQEDKGEELAKVIVDFISST
- a CDS encoding FAD-dependent oxidoreductase; this encodes MSRPQNYPLSISTKGTQDHYTGRWGVLKPFFDEKLSPCRHRCPGSIHIPKFMNLVQDQNLTDAWRTICEENPMPRITGRVCFHPCEEDCLRQNLDQPIAIHQVERFVGDWAFKNGLRHFEPTGDLTGPRLAVIGSGPAGIGCCYHLLRLGYQVSLFEAMPELGGLLRYGIPGYRLPKDVLSEELEMILGSWVGLHPGVKIGRDISWEEIQSDFEGIFLGPGAQQSISLGLEGEEIGGVADGLDFLKTVEANPFIRPGQRVLILGGGNTAFDVARAVLRLQGLPLILYRRSKEEMPAFEDEIMEAEEEGIEVRTLISPRGIVRDEEGLKGLTCVRNRITDLGPDGRRGFVPIEGSDHFMAGDFIVTAFGHLADAEALPSGVKVVHGSVTVTAQGAAGSGGVFAGGDVTAAPRSVIHALASGKRGALGLDAYFKHQKEVRPDKFTPLPLVKADQINLHYFSQSLRMVPERRLATERVSDFHEIQATLTPEAAAQEASRCVKCGFCNACGNCAFFCPDLAVCLDPGNQTILIDDRYCKGCCICVEECPRGVLSVEVET